Proteins co-encoded in one Planctomycetota bacterium genomic window:
- a CDS encoding MoxR family ATPase has protein sequence MAEQPGRSAEEVKLVRQLGEARSLLLGEIHKVIVGQDEVIEQLLLAMFSRGHCLMVGVPGLAKTLLVSTIAKVLKLKFSRIQFTPDLMPSDITGTDVIEENRTTGGREFRFIKGPVFANMVLADEINRTPPKTQSALLQAMQEYHVTTGGNTYPLDLPFFVLATQNPIEQEGTYPLPEAQLDRFMFMVNVDYPTREDEQTIVKATTAEESYDLRLVLGGKDILNVQRIVRRVPVSDHVVDYAVSLARATRPRTADAPSFINEWLTWGAGPRAAQYMILGAKARAIFSGRVNVTCDDVRKVAHPVLRHRLFTNFNADAEGITPEKIVDRLVQTVPEPRPEDYRTPRARAAAPSEAIGEAVGSDPAPDAPPA, from the coding sequence TTGGCTGAACAACCCGGCCGCAGCGCGGAGGAAGTGAAACTGGTCCGCCAACTGGGCGAGGCGCGGAGCCTGCTGCTCGGCGAAATCCACAAGGTGATCGTGGGCCAGGACGAGGTGATCGAGCAGTTGCTGCTGGCGATGTTTTCGCGCGGCCACTGCCTGATGGTCGGCGTGCCGGGGCTCGCCAAGACGCTCCTGGTGTCGACGATCGCGAAGGTGCTGAAACTGAAGTTCAGCCGGATCCAATTCACGCCGGACCTCATGCCGTCGGACATCACGGGGACGGACGTCATCGAGGAGAATCGTACGACGGGGGGGCGGGAGTTCCGGTTCATCAAGGGCCCGGTGTTCGCGAACATGGTGCTGGCCGACGAGATCAACCGGACGCCGCCGAAAACCCAGTCGGCCCTGTTGCAGGCGATGCAGGAGTATCACGTGACGACCGGGGGGAACACCTACCCGCTGGACCTTCCGTTCTTCGTCCTGGCGACGCAGAACCCGATCGAGCAGGAAGGGACCTATCCGCTGCCCGAGGCGCAACTGGACCGGTTCATGTTCATGGTGAACGTCGACTACCCGACGCGCGAGGACGAGCAGACGATCGTGAAGGCAACGACGGCGGAGGAGAGTTACGACCTGAGGCTCGTCCTGGGGGGAAAAGACATTCTGAACGTTCAGCGGATCGTCCGGCGCGTGCCCGTGTCGGACCACGTCGTGGACTACGCGGTGAGCCTTGCCCGCGCCACGCGGCCGCGGACGGCGGACGCGCCGTCGTTCATCAACGAATGGCTGACGTGGGGCGCCGGGCCGCGGGCGGCGCAGTACATGATTCTGGGTGCGAAGGCGCGGGCGATCTTCTCCGGCCGGGTGAACGTGACTTGCGACGACGTGCGGAAGGTGGCGCACCCTGTGCTTCGGCACCGGCTGTTCACGAACTTCAACGCCGACGCCGAAGGCATCACCCCCGAGAAGATCGTTGACCGCCTCGTCCAGACCGTGCCGGAGCCTCGGCCGGAGGACTATCGCACGCCGCGCGCCCGAGCCGCGGCACCGTCCGAGGCAATCGGAGAGGCCGTTGGGAGCGACCCCGCCCCCGACGCGCCGCCGGCCTGA